One genomic segment of Streptomyces sp. RerS4 includes these proteins:
- a CDS encoding peptidoglycan DD-metalloendopeptidase family protein, producing the protein MRITRVGLLAAAAALLLAPIAPTSASASVPAPHAEAAADRPDFLLPFPCDSVIELKTYRGHNPDDKKIDMYRQGMREGSPILASADGYVHETFSPGGLEIRHGGGWFTTYMHMTGVAKAGTWVKRGDVVGYMGDVGSEGRPHLHYEQLYNPTSDQDADNQHIVNPVLQGRGPLVMNPDSPITMTSTNCGVSTGSSLFAQSPDRSGVFQWSGSGTTWHKVGGAAGTLYAGGAGLFATNPANGDLFKMNGPNNWSKVGGPAKVFAVTGDGLFGLAPDGSAVFQWSGSGTTWHKVGGAAGTLYGGGAGLFATNPANGDVYKMNGPNNWSKVGGPAKVFAVTGNGLFGLAPDGSAVFQWSGSGTTWHKVGGAAGTLYAGGAGLFATNPANGDLHKMNGPNNWVKVGGAGHQFAVAGDALYGLSPNSDAVFKWSGNGTIWHKVGGPASFIAGR; encoded by the coding sequence ATGAGAATCACACGGGTAGGCCTCCTGGCAGCGGCGGCAGCGCTGCTGCTCGCACCGATCGCGCCCACGTCCGCCTCGGCCTCCGTCCCGGCTCCACACGCGGAGGCGGCGGCCGACCGGCCGGACTTCCTCCTTCCCTTTCCCTGTGACAGCGTGATCGAGCTGAAGACCTACCGAGGCCACAACCCGGACGACAAAAAGATCGACATGTACCGGCAGGGCATGCGGGAGGGAAGCCCCATCCTGGCCTCAGCCGACGGCTACGTGCACGAGACCTTCTCGCCGGGCGGGCTGGAGATCCGCCACGGCGGCGGGTGGTTCACCACGTACATGCACATGACCGGCGTCGCGAAGGCCGGTACGTGGGTCAAGCGCGGCGATGTGGTCGGCTACATGGGGGATGTCGGATCGGAAGGCAGGCCGCACCTGCACTACGAGCAGCTCTACAACCCCACCAGCGACCAGGACGCCGACAACCAGCACATCGTCAACCCCGTCCTTCAGGGGCGGGGGCCGTTGGTCATGAACCCCGACAGCCCGATCACTATGACCAGCACGAACTGTGGTGTGTCGACCGGCAGTAGCCTGTTCGCCCAGTCTCCGGACCGTTCGGGTGTGTTCCAGTGGTCGGGCAGCGGCACCACGTGGCACAAGGTCGGTGGAGCGGCGGGGACCCTGTACGCGGGCGGGGCGGGTCTGTTCGCGACCAACCCGGCCAACGGGGACCTGTTCAAGATGAACGGGCCGAACAACTGGAGCAAGGTCGGTGGCCCGGCCAAGGTCTTCGCCGTTACCGGCGACGGTCTGTTCGGGTTGGCGCCCGACGGTAGTGCCGTGTTCCAGTGGTCGGGCAGCGGTACCACGTGGCACAAGGTCGGTGGCGCGGCCGGGACTCTGTACGGGGGCGGGGCGGGTCTGTTCGCCACGAATCCCGCCAATGGGGATGTCTACAAGATGAATGGGCCGAACAACTGGAGCAAGGTCGGTGGCCCGGCCAAGGTCTTCGCCGTCACCGGGAACGGTCTGTTCGGGTTGGCGCCCGACGGTAGTGCCGTGTTCCAGTGGTCGGGCAGCGGCACCACGTGGCACAAGGTCGGTGGAGCGGCGGGGACCCTGTACGCGGGTGGAGCGGGTCTGTTCGCCACGAATCCCGCCAATGGGGATCTCCACAAGATGAACGGGCCGAACAACTGGGTCAAGGTCGGCGGAGCCGGCCACCAGTTCGCCGTCGCGGGAGACGCGTTGTACGGCCTGTCGCCCAACAGCGACGCGGTCTTCAAGTGGTCCGGCAACGGCACCATTTGGCACAAGGTCGGCGGTCCCGCCTCCTTCATCGCCGGCCGGTAG
- a CDS encoding TetR/AcrR family transcriptional regulator: MAPKQSRGEVTVERLLAAALQVYAAAGQAGFTVQAITSASGVSLGSLYHHFGSVDGLAAALYSRCLERQYGATLAAFGRARSARTGIRALVTTYLRFTQENPEMARFLHGSAYSSYLAVHADRARGVESDHFPRIADHLRPWVEAGEIAALPDALLEVLVVGPVAVAAHRWLATPQDIDLTEAARILSDRIWRSIQP; this comes from the coding sequence ATGGCACCGAAGCAGTCCCGTGGCGAAGTCACCGTCGAACGCTTGCTGGCGGCGGCGCTCCAGGTGTACGCCGCCGCGGGCCAGGCCGGCTTCACGGTCCAGGCGATCACCTCGGCCAGCGGGGTCAGTCTGGGCAGCCTGTACCACCACTTCGGCAGCGTCGACGGTCTGGCCGCCGCGCTCTACTCGCGCTGTCTGGAGCGGCAGTACGGCGCGACCCTCGCCGCTTTCGGCCGGGCCAGGAGTGCCCGTACCGGAATCCGCGCGCTGGTGACGACGTATCTGCGGTTCACCCAGGAGAACCCGGAGATGGCCCGGTTCCTGCACGGCTCGGCCTATTCCAGCTACCTGGCTGTCCATGCGGACCGGGCCCGCGGCGTCGAGTCGGACCACTTTCCGCGCATCGCCGACCACTTGCGGCCGTGGGTCGAGGCGGGTGAGATCGCCGCTCTGCCCGATGCGCTGCTGGAGGTCCTGGTCGTCGGGCCGGTGGCGGTGGCCGCCCACCGCTGGCTGGCCACCCCGCAGGACATCGACCTCACCGAGGCCGCCCGTATCCTGTCCGACCGCATCTGGCGCTCGATCCAGCCATAG
- a CDS encoding DUF6185 family protein, which produces MLFEHLDQVPYERRVRRPQPFGFLEAGERLPCGGFLCVAHGTSPGLWAGTPHSIVDLPPISCNPIGRSRKGGCRARSGGPVREACARGGTARVKRPGTGCWTRRCGRGAIVKTRWWCLILLLIAAVVGVVVGGGGPARARGADPDACQAGRLKARVSASLDFDYHDRSYAQVISDLTVSVSKEWPLALDLALGEQTPGYQKAMRCLLRGDEEVPRNREWRFRDPKVTVRGDVVTVDYEATAWIEQARPFLIGPWRIDVDPKGKSWQVRLRPPKTLENAKWGQVQVKLDGLAASNIFPREASSADSNRLVWSEPPPFAVQVYVDPPWQRSFNVDQRWWSLGWVGVASWWVFTSLVMVVAVCWAWREKRAEREQASDPSAAPDPAEWEELARTVRLWAVLSVAVALTLRLLILDPPPPVRAGWRYPLTLVLGAGLLLAACPWRRTAPSPAAREPAPEERSDDRKNGRSGQIVTVAATLIASTVAVLGYVRVVSPAGDTGLALLALAMLWFWLAATAAWAWRFAREGELVREPWSKVWEGAPVRCAVIAGTLLVWVAAALLASFWWTKERNWTRSFWLVDPSGAARDGERIRFLEEFAYSGLTWVYAYAWLLAGIALVTLLNIRVKERRARAGGKDEATCLGPTGPDLLLTVAAFALAVGFRQVEFAGSNVLFGFWFLMMIGSLYAVVGIGRRFSVLGRTGPNFRLRRLCTKRSRHVLLMKAHEYRNVHHQLYSLDRGRGEGDLRREDLERKLDGLQKWLFDGWGGEGRPPEQISVLDTALSWGPGGDWWDNARRAARLAFGFGFPASVALVWLSYLRDTPTQMATFQSLVGLPEIAAKCLAWQVAWTGAGLVLGALWRVLPGRRSPVRALSLTAAYAVPVCVGALITQITDTELGYVFLHVALMLLVLTLTSIWMDMETFSEERRFWPSRVGLLLSVYQLRGLSTQVAYLAAQLAVVVGVWRSLAGSDSRPK; this is translated from the coding sequence GTGCTTTTCGAGCACCTCGACCAGGTCCCGTACGAACGCCGCGTCCGACGGCCCCAGCCCTTCGGCTTCCTCGAAGCGGGGGAGCGGCTTCCTTGCGGTGGCTTCCTTTGTGTGGCTCATGGCACGTCCCCTGGATTGTGGGCAGGAACCCCGCATTCCATCGTCGACCTCCCACCGATCTCATGCAATCCCATTGGCCGCAGCCGAAAGGGTGGGTGCCGGGCCCGCAGCGGCGGGCCCGTACGCGAAGCCTGTGCGCGAGGGGGTACGGCTCGTGTCAAGCGTCCCGGGACGGGGTGCTGGACGAGACGATGCGGACGGGGCGCGATCGTGAAAACCCGGTGGTGGTGCCTGATCCTCCTGCTGATCGCGGCGGTCGTCGGTGTGGTCGTCGGTGGGGGAGGGCCGGCGCGGGCACGCGGGGCGGACCCGGACGCCTGCCAGGCGGGAAGACTGAAGGCCCGCGTGAGCGCCAGTCTCGATTTCGACTACCACGACCGCAGCTACGCCCAGGTGATCTCGGATCTCACCGTCAGCGTCTCGAAGGAATGGCCCCTGGCTTTGGATCTGGCACTCGGCGAGCAAACCCCTGGATACCAGAAGGCCATGCGCTGCCTGCTGCGCGGCGACGAGGAGGTCCCGCGTAACCGAGAGTGGCGCTTCCGCGATCCAAAGGTGACCGTGCGGGGTGACGTGGTCACCGTTGATTACGAGGCGACCGCATGGATCGAGCAGGCCCGGCCATTCCTGATCGGACCGTGGAGGATCGACGTCGATCCGAAGGGCAAGAGCTGGCAGGTTCGCCTCCGGCCGCCGAAGACGCTGGAGAACGCCAAGTGGGGCCAGGTCCAGGTGAAACTGGACGGGCTCGCGGCCTCCAACATCTTCCCCCGCGAGGCGTCGTCCGCCGACTCGAACCGTCTGGTGTGGTCCGAGCCGCCGCCCTTCGCCGTGCAGGTCTATGTGGATCCCCCCTGGCAGCGCTCCTTCAACGTCGATCAGAGGTGGTGGTCCCTGGGCTGGGTGGGCGTCGCCTCGTGGTGGGTGTTCACCTCCCTCGTGATGGTGGTGGCCGTCTGCTGGGCCTGGCGGGAGAAGAGGGCCGAGCGGGAGCAGGCATCCGATCCGTCCGCCGCGCCGGACCCGGCCGAATGGGAGGAGCTCGCGCGGACGGTGCGGCTGTGGGCCGTGCTCAGCGTGGCGGTGGCGCTGACGCTGCGCCTGCTGATCCTGGACCCACCGCCACCCGTCCGTGCGGGGTGGAGATACCCCCTCACCCTCGTACTGGGAGCGGGTCTGCTCCTCGCGGCCTGTCCGTGGCGTCGTACCGCCCCTTCCCCCGCCGCGCGGGAGCCCGCACCGGAGGAGAGATCCGACGACAGGAAGAACGGGCGGAGCGGTCAGATCGTGACCGTGGCCGCAACCTTGATCGCTTCCACCGTGGCCGTGCTCGGCTACGTGCGGGTGGTGAGCCCTGCCGGTGACACCGGGCTCGCGCTGCTGGCGTTGGCGATGCTGTGGTTCTGGCTGGCCGCGACGGCGGCGTGGGCGTGGCGCTTCGCGCGGGAGGGGGAGCTGGTACGGGAGCCATGGAGCAAGGTGTGGGAGGGTGCGCCGGTTCGGTGCGCCGTGATCGCGGGAACCCTGCTGGTATGGGTCGCGGCTGCCCTGCTCGCTTCCTTCTGGTGGACGAAGGAGCGCAACTGGACCCGCTCCTTCTGGCTCGTCGACCCGTCCGGGGCCGCTCGCGACGGCGAACGGATCAGATTCCTGGAAGAGTTCGCCTACTCCGGACTCACATGGGTCTACGCCTACGCCTGGCTGCTGGCGGGCATCGCGCTCGTCACCCTGCTGAACATCCGGGTCAAGGAGCGGCGGGCCCGAGCCGGTGGCAAGGACGAGGCGACCTGCCTGGGGCCGACGGGTCCCGATCTCCTGCTGACCGTCGCGGCCTTCGCCCTCGCCGTCGGGTTCAGGCAGGTCGAGTTCGCCGGTTCCAACGTGTTGTTCGGCTTCTGGTTCCTGATGATGATCGGCTCCCTGTACGCCGTGGTCGGGATCGGTCGACGGTTCTCCGTGCTGGGCCGCACGGGACCGAATTTCCGCCTGCGGCGACTGTGCACGAAGCGAAGCAGGCACGTACTGCTGATGAAGGCCCATGAATACCGCAACGTGCACCACCAGCTGTACTCGTTGGACCGCGGCCGCGGAGAGGGCGACCTGAGGCGGGAGGATCTGGAAAGGAAACTCGACGGACTGCAGAAATGGCTGTTCGACGGCTGGGGCGGCGAGGGCCGGCCGCCGGAGCAGATCTCCGTGCTGGACACCGCCCTCAGCTGGGGACCCGGTGGGGACTGGTGGGACAACGCTCGGCGTGCTGCCCGCCTGGCCTTCGGCTTCGGGTTCCCCGCCAGTGTCGCGCTGGTCTGGCTGAGTTACCTGAGAGATACCCCGACCCAGATGGCCACGTTCCAAAGTCTCGTCGGGCTGCCCGAGATCGCGGCGAAGTGTTTGGCGTGGCAGGTCGCGTGGACCGGTGCGGGCCTGGTGCTGGGGGCGTTGTGGCGCGTGCTTCCCGGACGCCGCAGTCCTGTGCGGGCACTGAGTCTGACCGCCGCCTACGCCGTCCCCGTCTGCGTGGGCGCCCTCATCACCCAGATCACCGACACGGAACTCGGGTACGTCTTCCTGCACGTCGCGCTCATGCTGTTGGTCCTGACGCTCACCAGCATCTGGATGGACATGGAGACCTTCAGCGAGGAGAGGAGGTTCTGGCCCAGTCGCGTCGGCCTGCTGTTGTCGGTCTACCAGCTGCGCGGCCTGTCCACGCAGGTCGCTTACCTCGCCGCCCAGCTGGCGGTCGTCGTGGGCGTGTGGCGCAGCCTGGCCGGCAGTGATTCTCGCCCGAAGTAG
- a CDS encoding dihydrofolate reductase family protein — protein sequence MRTLISTAFISLDGVVEGPGGEPGYRNSGWTFKDIEFLPEAFDIKGREQKEATAILLGRTSYEAFSPVWPDMADFADYKAMPKYVVSTTLTEDDLVSNWGETTILRSLDEVAALKETEGGPIIVHGSASLNQALSDAGLIDRYHLLVFPLLLGAGKRLFSATDKDIQKLKLVEHEAYANGLQKNVFDVVR from the coding sequence ATGCGTACCCTGATCAGCACTGCCTTCATCTCGCTCGACGGCGTCGTGGAAGGCCCCGGCGGCGAGCCCGGGTACCGGAACTCCGGGTGGACCTTCAAGGACATCGAGTTCCTCCCCGAGGCGTTCGACATCAAGGGCCGGGAGCAGAAGGAGGCCACCGCGATACTGCTGGGCCGGACCAGCTACGAGGCGTTCAGCCCGGTGTGGCCGGACATGGCGGACTTCGCCGACTACAAGGCGATGCCGAAGTACGTCGTCTCCACCACGCTCACCGAGGACGACCTGGTGTCGAACTGGGGCGAGACGACGATCCTGCGCTCTCTCGACGAGGTCGCCGCCCTGAAGGAGACCGAGGGCGGCCCGATCATCGTGCACGGCAGCGCCTCCCTGAACCAGGCCCTCTCGGACGCCGGCCTGATCGACCGCTACCACCTGCTCGTCTTCCCGCTCCTGCTCGGCGCGGGCAAGCGCCTGTTCAGCGCCACGGACAAAGACATCCAGAAGCTGAAGCTGGTTGAGCACGAGGCATACGCGAACGGCCTGCAGAAGAACGTGTTCGACGTCGTCCGCTGA
- a CDS encoding LysR family transcriptional regulator — MELRQLRYFVRVVEEGGFTRAAARLHLAQPGLSAQIRQLEKELGQPLLDRSSRSVTPTEVGRAVLPYARAALAAADAVRHTVDAYTGLLRGRVTLGLISGGTGHAFDIAAFLGDFHEDHPSVEVALTEDTTERMQAALLAGELDIALLGTAAEVAPPGTAFQMVLDVPLVAAVAPGDPLLEHGDGTSVPLADLRDRPLICLPRGTGVRAALERGCAQAGFRPRVAFEATAPHVLTRLAARGLGAAVLPAGEDESPLNGQLRTLRIVRPEMRARIALAWQATGPSSPAARVLLDRLREALPKPSRPLEKSGEDR, encoded by the coding sequence ATGGAGCTTCGCCAGCTGCGCTACTTCGTCCGCGTCGTCGAGGAGGGCGGTTTCACCCGCGCCGCGGCCCGGCTGCACCTGGCCCAGCCCGGCCTCAGCGCCCAGATCCGACAGTTGGAGAAAGAGCTGGGGCAGCCCCTGCTCGACCGCTCCAGCCGTTCGGTGACCCCGACCGAGGTGGGCAGGGCCGTCCTGCCCTACGCCCGCGCCGCACTGGCCGCTGCGGACGCGGTGCGGCATACGGTGGATGCGTACACCGGGCTGCTGCGGGGCCGGGTCACGCTCGGGTTGATCTCCGGCGGCACCGGGCACGCCTTCGACATCGCCGCCTTCCTCGGTGACTTCCACGAGGACCACCCGTCGGTGGAGGTGGCACTCACCGAGGACACCACGGAGCGGATGCAGGCCGCGCTGCTGGCCGGCGAGCTCGACATCGCCCTCCTCGGAACAGCGGCGGAGGTGGCACCGCCGGGAACAGCCTTCCAAATGGTGCTCGACGTCCCGCTGGTCGCCGCCGTCGCGCCCGGCGATCCGCTGCTCGAACACGGCGACGGCACGAGCGTCCCGCTGGCCGATCTACGCGATCGGCCGCTGATCTGCCTGCCGCGCGGCACCGGGGTGCGTGCGGCGCTCGAACGCGGCTGTGCGCAGGCGGGGTTCCGGCCCCGGGTTGCCTTTGAGGCGACAGCCCCACACGTGCTCACGCGGCTCGCCGCGCGGGGCCTCGGCGCTGCCGTGCTCCCCGCCGGAGAGGACGAGTCACCCCTCAACGGGCAGCTCCGCACCCTGCGGATCGTCCGGCCCGAGATGCGCGCCCGCATCGCCCTCGCCTGGCAGGCCACCGGCCCCTCGAGCCCCGCGGCCCGGGTACTCCTCGACCGCCTGCGCGAAGCCCTCCCCAAGCCGTCGAGACCGCTGGAAAAGTCTGGCGAGGACCGATGA
- a CDS encoding maleylpyruvate isomerase family mycothiol-dependent enzyme, giving the protein MENATARKGNSTEVRAAIAAERRELADLFDSLSAEQWNERSLCGGWRVREVAAHMSMGFRLSLPATLGELVKARGNLHRMTDRVARRDAAAHSPTALTAFLRDNAHHPWTPPVGGLAAALGHDVVHGLDITVALGLDRRVPEDRLRILLDQIRPSSLKFFGADLDAVRLCAEDLDWSYGSGSAVFGAAQDLLLLAYGRKLPDGRLRGEPSSRFTRPADET; this is encoded by the coding sequence ATGGAGAACGCGACAGCCCGCAAGGGGAACAGCACCGAGGTCAGGGCCGCGATCGCGGCGGAGCGCCGAGAACTGGCGGACCTGTTCGACAGCCTGTCGGCCGAGCAGTGGAACGAGCGGAGTCTGTGCGGGGGATGGCGGGTTCGCGAGGTCGCGGCGCACATGTCGATGGGGTTCCGGCTGTCCTTGCCCGCGACGCTCGGTGAGTTGGTCAAGGCGCGAGGAAACCTTCACCGCATGACCGACCGCGTCGCGCGCCGGGACGCGGCCGCCCATTCCCCCACCGCACTCACCGCCTTCCTGCGGGACAACGCCCACCACCCCTGGACACCACCCGTCGGCGGGCTCGCGGCGGCGCTCGGCCACGACGTGGTACACGGCTTGGACATCACCGTCGCCCTTGGCCTCGACCGGCGCGTCCCCGAAGACCGGCTGCGCATCCTGCTGGACCAGATCCGGCCCAGCAGCCTGAAGTTCTTCGGCGCCGACCTCGACGCGGTGCGGTTGTGCGCCGAGGACCTCGACTGGTCGTACGGCTCCGGCTCCGCCGTGTTCGGCGCCGCCCAGGACCTGCTGCTGCTGGCCTATGGGCGCAAGCTTCCGGACGGCCGGCTCCGAGGAGAGCCGAGCAGCCGTTTCACCCGACCCGCCGACGAAACGTGA
- a CDS encoding gas vesicle protein K: MSRPRRVELDPDTVERDLARLVLTVVELLRQLMERQALRRVECGDLSEEQEERLGLTLMLLEDRMELLRSRFGLTAEDLNLDLGPLGRLL, encoded by the coding sequence ATGAGCCGGCCACGACGGGTCGAACTCGACCCCGACACCGTGGAGCGCGACCTGGCCCGGCTGGTCCTCACGGTCGTCGAGCTGCTACGTCAACTGATGGAACGTCAGGCACTGCGCCGAGTGGAGTGCGGTGACCTCAGCGAGGAGCAGGAGGAGCGGCTCGGCCTGACCCTGATGCTGCTGGAGGACCGCATGGAGCTCCTGCGGAGCCGGTTCGGACTCACGGCGGAGGACCTCAACCTCGACCTCGGGCCTCTCGGTAGGCTTCTGTAG
- a CDS encoding gas vesicle protein, with product MTGHEDIALVDLLDRLLAGGVVLAGDITLRIADVDLVRIDLKALISSVNDAVPSPWRQESS from the coding sequence GTGACGGGCCACGAGGACATCGCCCTGGTCGACCTGCTGGACCGGCTACTGGCCGGAGGGGTCGTCCTGGCCGGTGACATCACCCTGCGCATCGCCGACGTCGATCTCGTACGCATCGACCTCAAGGCCCTCATCAGCTCCGTCAACGACGCCGTACCGTCCCCCTGGAGGCAGGAGTCCTCATGA
- a CDS encoding GvpL/GvpF family gas vesicle protein, with product MNRKYKPPHPAGPLPAGGGALLYVYTVVEASARDALTDLPLPPALGEGLRLVEHARLAAVVEPVDASRFDEEPLRARLEDLDKLAALARAHHGVVGAVGARTTTVPVQLATVCRGEEGVRRLLEEAHQRIRDALERIAGAQEWGVKLYADPDAAAPDCARAPVPPPVPPPAPSPGAGPAGGSAGRDYLRRRLSDRRARETEDARAARTAEALHEELSRRAKAAVLHPPQPAGLSGATGRNVLNAAYLVALHARESFVAALPAADALPTGLRLEVTGPWVPYSFTASGRGADPSP from the coding sequence ATGAACCGGAAATACAAGCCGCCGCACCCGGCCGGCCCGCTGCCCGCAGGCGGCGGCGCCCTGCTGTACGTGTACACGGTGGTCGAGGCATCCGCCCGGGACGCCCTCACCGACCTGCCCCTGCCCCCAGCCCTGGGCGAAGGCCTGCGCCTGGTGGAACACGCCCGGCTCGCTGCCGTCGTCGAACCCGTTGACGCGAGCCGCTTCGACGAGGAACCGCTGCGCGCGCGGCTGGAGGACCTCGACAAGCTGGCCGCGCTGGCCCGCGCCCACCACGGCGTGGTGGGCGCGGTGGGGGCACGCACCACGACCGTTCCGGTGCAGCTGGCCACCGTGTGTCGTGGCGAGGAGGGCGTACGCCGCCTGCTGGAGGAGGCGCACCAGCGGATCCGCGACGCGCTCGAACGCATCGCGGGTGCCCAGGAGTGGGGCGTCAAGCTCTACGCCGACCCGGACGCGGCGGCGCCGGATTGCGCGCGGGCCCCCGTACCACCCCCGGTACCGCCCCCCGCCCCCTCTCCCGGCGCCGGGCCCGCGGGCGGATCCGCCGGCCGCGACTACCTCCGCCGCCGGCTCTCGGACCGCCGCGCCCGGGAGACCGAGGACGCTCGGGCGGCCCGCACCGCCGAGGCCCTCCACGAGGAGCTCTCGCGCCGCGCGAAGGCCGCCGTACTGCACCCGCCTCAGCCGGCCGGGCTTTCCGGCGCGACAGGACGCAACGTCCTCAACGCCGCCTACCTCGTCGCCCTCCACGCCCGCGAGAGCTTCGTCGCCGCCTTGCCCGCGGCCGACGCGCTGCCCACCGGACTGCGGCTGGAGGTCACCGGGCCGTGGGTGCCGTACTCGTTCACGGCGAGCGGTCGCGGCGCGGACCCCTCGCCGTGA
- a CDS encoding gas vesicle protein: protein MATPSGLSRPYDDHSSANLADILERVLDKGVVIAGDIRINLLDIELLTIKLRLVVASVDRAKEMGIDWWEEDPALSSSARRTALGRENDQLRQRIAELEAARETG from the coding sequence ATGGCCACGCCCTCCGGCCTCTCCCGGCCGTACGACGACCACAGCAGTGCCAATCTGGCCGACATCCTCGAACGCGTCCTGGACAAGGGCGTGGTCATCGCCGGTGACATCCGCATCAACCTCCTCGACATCGAACTGCTGACGATCAAGCTCCGACTGGTGGTCGCCTCGGTCGATCGGGCCAAGGAGATGGGCATCGACTGGTGGGAGGAGGACCCGGCCCTGTCCTCGTCGGCCCGGCGCACGGCACTCGGCCGGGAGAACGACCAGTTGCGACAGCGCATCGCCGAGCTGGAAGCCGCGCGGGAGACGGGATGA
- a CDS encoding gas vesicle protein GvpG gives MGLLTELLLLPAAPVRGTAWVLRQVVAEAERQYYDPAVVRQELAQLVAAFEAGRMDEAEFDRREDELLARLEDRMRPR, from the coding sequence ATGGGGCTCCTGACGGAACTGCTCCTGCTGCCGGCCGCCCCGGTGCGCGGGACCGCGTGGGTGCTGCGCCAGGTGGTGGCCGAAGCGGAACGGCAGTACTACGACCCGGCCGTCGTCCGGCAGGAACTGGCCCAGCTGGTCGCCGCGTTCGAGGCGGGCCGGATGGACGAGGCGGAGTTCGACCGCCGGGAGGACGAGCTCCTGGCACGGCTGGAAGACAGGATGCGACCGCGATGA
- a CDS encoding GvpL/GvpF family gas vesicle protein — protein MSTYVYAITRVSQQLPPTLEGIGEPAQPVRTVCRGRLQALVSDAPAELRPKRRDLLAHQRVVTRAGAGGPVLPMRFGGVSPDDDTVAAVLDEHEGRYLERLDALEGKDEYNVKAVHDEQVVLHAVVSSDPELAQLQEANRMAGGGTYQQRLEFGRLVARAVREREVADAARVESTLSPLAAALRHGPESEGWLANVSFLVEREHREAFLEAVRTLAREHEHLRISITGPLPAYSFADAN, from the coding sequence ATGAGCACCTACGTGTACGCCATCACCCGCGTCTCCCAGCAGTTGCCCCCCACTCTGGAGGGGATAGGCGAACCGGCCCAGCCCGTCCGTACGGTGTGCAGGGGACGCCTCCAGGCGCTCGTCAGCGATGCCCCGGCCGAACTGCGGCCCAAGCGACGCGACCTGCTGGCCCATCAGCGCGTGGTGACCCGCGCCGGGGCCGGTGGACCGGTGCTGCCGATGCGGTTCGGCGGCGTGTCCCCCGACGACGACACCGTGGCCGCCGTGCTCGACGAGCACGAGGGGCGTTACCTGGAGCGGCTCGACGCCCTCGAAGGCAAGGACGAGTACAACGTGAAGGCCGTGCACGACGAGCAGGTGGTGCTGCACGCGGTGGTGTCCTCGGACCCCGAGCTGGCACAGCTCCAGGAGGCCAACCGGATGGCGGGTGGCGGCACTTACCAGCAGCGGCTGGAGTTCGGCCGGCTGGTGGCCCGAGCGGTCCGGGAACGCGAGGTGGCGGACGCCGCTCGGGTCGAGTCCACGCTCAGCCCGCTCGCCGCGGCGCTGCGGCACGGGCCGGAGAGCGAGGGCTGGCTGGCGAACGTGTCGTTCCTGGTCGAACGCGAGCACCGGGAGGCGTTCCTCGAAGCCGTCCGCACCCTGGCCCGGGAACACGAACACCTCCGGATTTCGATCACCGGACCGCTGCCGGCGTACAGCTTCGCCGATGCGAACTGA
- a CDS encoding gas vesicle structural protein GvpA, translating to MTVVPAQPAPAASGGGSSGLYDVLELVLDRGLVIDAFVRVSLVGIEILKIDIRVVVASVDTYLRFAEACNRLDLEAGPRKSPGLPDLVGEITESGARGKSKGALGGAVQAVSDAFHQARSDDEEKTESRPRRRTTTRREEKE from the coding sequence ATGACTGTCGTCCCCGCCCAGCCCGCACCGGCCGCCTCGGGCGGCGGCTCCAGCGGTCTGTACGACGTACTGGAACTCGTCCTCGACCGTGGCCTGGTGATCGACGCGTTCGTGCGTGTCTCCCTGGTCGGCATCGAGATTCTGAAGATCGACATCCGGGTCGTCGTCGCCAGTGTGGACACGTACCTCAGGTTCGCCGAAGCCTGCAACCGCCTGGACCTTGAGGCCGGTCCGCGCAAGAGCCCCGGCCTGCCCGACCTGGTCGGCGAGATCACCGAGTCCGGCGCCCGCGGCAAGTCGAAGGGCGCCCTCGGTGGCGCCGTACAGGCCGTCTCCGATGCCTTTCACCAGGCCCGGAGCGATGACGAGGAGAAGACGGAGAGCCGGCCGCGCCGACGAACGACCACCCGGCGGGAGGAGAAGGAATGA
- a CDS encoding gas vesicle protein: MTNTSQSDTSRNDTAHHDTPKEADGEQRLSAAHVIRAATDQLSQLLRLPVESVSSCARADGGGWELSVEVLELSRVPDTTSLLASYDVELDAAGELLGYHRTRRYERGRADRR; the protein is encoded by the coding sequence ATGACGAACACATCTCAGAGCGACACGTCGCGCAACGACACAGCTCACCACGACACACCGAAGGAGGCGGACGGGGAGCAGCGGTTGTCGGCCGCCCACGTCATCCGGGCGGCGACGGACCAGTTGTCGCAACTGCTGCGCCTGCCGGTCGAATCGGTCAGTTCCTGCGCACGCGCCGACGGCGGTGGGTGGGAGCTGTCGGTCGAAGTCCTCGAACTCTCCCGGGTCCCCGACACGACGAGCCTGCTGGCCTCGTACGACGTCGAACTCGACGCAGCGGGAGAACTCCTGGGCTACCACCGCACCCGCCGCTACGAACGGGGCCGTGCCGACCGCAGGTGA